One window from the genome of Pyxicephalus adspersus chromosome 6, UCB_Pads_2.0, whole genome shotgun sequence encodes:
- the FGF10 gene encoding fibroblast growth factor 10 gives MLLFLEIAFMGQHWANYPFSVRYMKGKGLGILEITSVDVGVVAVKSINSNYYLAMNRRGKVYGSKEFNIDCKLKERIEENGYNTYASLTWKNNERQMFVALNGKGTPKRGPKTRRKSTNAHFLPIPL, from the exons ATGTTGCTGTTTTTGGAGATTGCCTTCATGGGACAACATTGGGCCAATTACCCATTTTCAGTTCGTTACATGAAAGGAAAGGGGTTAG GTATATTGGAGATAACATCTGTGGATGTAGGGGTTGTGGCAGTGAAATCTATTAACAGCAATTATTATTTAGCCATGAACAGAAGAGGCAAAGTCTATGGCTCT aaagaATTTAATATTGACTGTAAACTAAAGGAGAGGATAGAGGAGAATGGTTATAATACCTATGCCTCTTTAACCTGGAAGAACAACGAGAGACAAATGTTTGTGGCACTAAATGGTAAAGGAACCCCGAAAAGAGGACCAAAAACAAGAAGGAAAAGCACTAACGCTCACTTTCTTCCCATTCCTCTATAG